From the genome of Pelobacter propionicus DSM 2379, one region includes:
- a CDS encoding replication-associated recombination protein A, translating into MKQNNTPGLWDRDQGESTAAPSANAPLAERMRPRTLTEFTGQEHLVGEDRILRRMIETDTLSSLIFWGPPGCGKTTLAHVIARETRAHFIFFSAILSGIKEIREIFREAEGVASRGRRTILFVDEIHRFNKSQQDAFLPYVEKGVVTMIGATTENPSFEVIAPLLSRCRVLTLKQLEPSTIAGLIGQALADRERGLGELGLDISEEGLDFLSRQAGGDARVALNTLEVAAGLARERLISLETVQEALQKKALLYDKRGEEHYNVISAFIKSMRASDPDAALYWLARMLEAGEDPVFILRRMIILASEDIGNADPRALQLAVSALQAFQVIGMPEGRIIMAQAVTYLATAPKSNASYLGIDATLAEVRKSGGLGVPMHIRNAPTTLMKDLGYGKGYQYAHDYAEGYAGQPCLPDELAGRTFYEPKGYGYEKSIVERMEWLKRIKEERKK; encoded by the coding sequence ATGAAACAGAACAACACACCCGGCCTCTGGGACAGGGACCAGGGGGAATCCACGGCCGCCCCCTCCGCCAACGCCCCCCTGGCCGAACGGATGCGGCCGCGCACCCTGACGGAGTTCACCGGCCAGGAACATCTGGTGGGCGAGGACCGCATCCTGCGGCGCATGATCGAGACCGACACCCTCTCCTCGCTGATCTTCTGGGGACCTCCCGGATGCGGCAAGACCACCCTGGCCCATGTCATCGCCCGGGAGACACGGGCGCACTTCATCTTCTTCTCGGCCATCCTGTCCGGCATCAAGGAGATCAGGGAGATCTTCCGCGAGGCCGAGGGGGTGGCCAGCCGTGGCCGGCGCACGATCCTGTTCGTGGACGAGATCCATCGCTTCAACAAATCCCAGCAGGACGCCTTTCTCCCCTATGTGGAAAAAGGGGTAGTCACCATGATCGGCGCCACCACCGAGAACCCCTCCTTCGAGGTCATCGCCCCGCTGCTCTCCCGCTGTCGCGTGCTGACCCTGAAACAACTGGAGCCGTCCACCATCGCGGGGCTCATCGGCCAGGCACTGGCCGACCGGGAGCGGGGACTGGGGGAACTGGGGCTAGACATTTCCGAAGAAGGGCTGGACTTCCTGTCCCGGCAGGCCGGCGGCGACGCGCGCGTGGCCCTGAACACCCTGGAGGTCGCGGCGGGCCTGGCCCGGGAGAGGCTGATCTCCCTGGAGACGGTCCAGGAGGCGCTGCAGAAGAAGGCGCTCCTGTACGACAAGAGGGGCGAAGAGCACTACAACGTGATCTCCGCTTTCATCAAGTCCATGCGCGCCAGTGACCCGGACGCGGCCCTGTACTGGCTGGCCCGCATGCTGGAGGCGGGAGAGGATCCGGTCTTCATCCTGCGGCGCATGATCATCCTGGCGTCGGAAGACATCGGCAATGCCGACCCGCGCGCCCTCCAGCTGGCTGTTTCAGCCCTGCAGGCCTTCCAGGTGATCGGCATGCCCGAGGGGCGCATAATCATGGCCCAGGCGGTCACCTATCTGGCCACCGCCCCCAAGTCCAACGCCTCCTACCTGGGCATCGACGCTACCCTGGCCGAGGTCAGGAAGAGCGGCGGCCTGGGGGTGCCGATGCATATCCGCAACGCCCCCACCACGCTGATGAAGGACCTGGGCTACGGCAAGGGGTACCAGTACGCCCACGACTATGCCGAAGGGTATGCCGGCCAGCCCTGCCTGCCGGACGAACTGGCCGGACGCACGTTCTACGAACCAAAGGGGTATGGATACGAGAAGAGCATCGTGGAACGCATGGAGTGGCTGAAGAGGATCAAGGAGGAAAGAAAAAAATGA
- a CDS encoding SRPBCC family protein: MKPFTLERSQILPVSQDEAWRFFSDPANLGNITPPSMEFRLTCQPPKEAHAGMILTYSLRPLFGIRMAWTTEITHLQRPLFFVDEQRFGPYRFWHHQHHFREVDGGVEMHDLVHYLLPAMQFTWLMNRCIVAPRLKRIFDYRRDALQRIFPAG; the protein is encoded by the coding sequence ATGAAACCGTTCACCCTTGAGCGCAGCCAGATTCTTCCGGTGAGCCAGGACGAGGCCTGGAGGTTCTTCTCCGATCCGGCCAACCTGGGCAACATCACCCCCCCTTCCATGGAGTTCCGGCTGACCTGCCAGCCACCGAAGGAGGCCCACGCCGGCATGATCCTGACCTATTCCCTGCGGCCACTGTTCGGCATCAGGATGGCCTGGACGACCGAAATCACCCACCTGCAAAGGCCGCTTTTCTTTGTTGACGAGCAGCGCTTCGGCCCGTATCGTTTCTGGCATCATCAGCACCATTTCCGGGAAGTTGACGGCGGCGTGGAGATGCACGACCTGGTGCACTACCTGCTGCCGGCCATGCAGTTCACCTGGCTGATGAACCGGTGCATCGTGGCCCCCCGCCTGAAGCGGATATTCGACTATCGACGCGACGCCCTGCAGCGGATCTTCCCGGCAGGCTGA
- the corA gene encoding magnesium/cobalt transporter CorA — MRRRSYYRGQSRKAGLPPGTLVHTGALPTTGATTVSAISYSTEDFREYHPQNLDQCIPVKGTGKITWINLEGLHDLELIRHFGDCYGLHPLILEDLVNTSQRPKLEDYGDYLFIVTRMIRFQKDRGIETEQVAMILGPGYLLSFQEGIVGDAFESVRERIRSGRGRLRSLGADYLTYALMDAIVDGYFTVLEEMGEYLEDLEEELAQGPTQMILKRIIALKREIIFMRKSAWPLREVTSALERGESQLIGDPSRVYFRDIYDHSIQVIDGVETFRDLLSGMLDLYLSSIGNRTNEVMKFLTVIGTIFLPLTFLVGVYGMNFKHIPELSWPNGYFELWGVMLAISLGMVLYFKRKRWL, encoded by the coding sequence GTGCGGCGAAGAAGCTACTACCGCGGCCAGTCGCGCAAGGCCGGCCTTCCTCCCGGCACCCTGGTACACACCGGCGCCCTGCCCACCACCGGGGCCACCACCGTCAGCGCCATCAGCTATTCGACAGAGGATTTCCGCGAATATCATCCGCAGAACCTGGACCAATGCATTCCGGTCAAGGGGACCGGCAAGATCACCTGGATCAACCTGGAGGGGCTTCACGACCTGGAGCTGATCAGGCACTTCGGCGACTGCTACGGACTGCACCCCCTGATCCTGGAGGATCTCGTCAACACCAGCCAGCGCCCCAAGCTGGAGGATTACGGGGATTACCTCTTCATCGTCACCCGCATGATCCGCTTCCAGAAGGATCGGGGCATCGAGACGGAACAGGTGGCCATGATCCTCGGCCCCGGCTACCTGCTCTCCTTCCAGGAGGGGATCGTTGGAGACGCGTTCGAATCGGTGCGGGAGCGGATCCGCTCCGGCCGGGGACGCCTCAGGTCCCTGGGGGCCGACTATCTGACCTACGCCCTGATGGATGCCATCGTGGACGGCTATTTCACCGTGCTGGAGGAGATGGGGGAATATCTGGAGGACCTGGAGGAGGAGCTTGCCCAGGGGCCGACGCAGATGATCCTGAAACGGATCATCGCACTCAAGCGGGAGATCATCTTCATGCGCAAGAGCGCCTGGCCGCTGCGGGAGGTGACCTCTGCCCTGGAGCGGGGTGAGTCGCAGTTGATCGGCGACCCGTCCCGTGTCTACTTCCGCGACATCTACGACCACAGCATCCAGGTGATCGATGGGGTGGAGACCTTCCGCGACCTGCTCTCCGGCATGCTGGACCTGTACCTCTCCAGCATCGGCAACCGGACCAACGAGGTGATGAAGTTTTTGACCGTGATCGGCACGATCTTCCTGCCACTGACCTTCCTGGTGGGGGTATACGGCATGAACTTCAAGCACATTCCGGAACTCTCATGGCCCAACGGCTACTTCGAGTTGTGGGGGGTGATGCTGGCCATCTCCCTGGGCATGGTGCTCTATTTCAAAAGAAAGCGGTGGCTCTAA
- a CDS encoding phage holin family protein, with protein MKQLLLRWVLNSFALFFVMKLIPGIQIDRFGDLMLATLVIGLLNAFLRPLIVLFTLPVTIATLGLFTLVINGVIFALAALLLKGFHVTGFGTAFVAALLFSIFSFILNMVFRTK; from the coding sequence ATGAAACAACTGCTGCTCAGATGGGTTTTGAATTCCTTTGCCCTGTTCTTCGTGATGAAACTGATTCCCGGCATCCAGATCGACCGTTTCGGCGACCTGATGCTGGCGACCCTGGTGATCGGCCTCTTGAACGCCTTCCTGCGGCCGCTGATCGTGCTGTTCACCCTGCCGGTCACCATCGCCACCCTGGGGCTGTTCACCCTGGTGATCAACGGCGTTATCTTTGCCCTGGCCGCCCTGCTTCTGAAGGGCTTCCATGTCACCGGATTCGGAACCGCCTTCGTGGCCGCCCTGCTCTTCAGCATCTTCAGCTTCATACTGAACATGGTCTTCCGCACAAAATAA
- a CDS encoding YajG family lipoprotein produces the protein MNGKLPIVGSLLCALLLLAGICGCTTVDQTVSLNYAPLERAFGQQSGEFIVSRVDSRPFARNARGEWIIGSLNNVHGVHQADLLADRNQGEWISEALLLELKHSGYTVTRKSPLPPDTARGIEIRDLNASLNVNQDLFTSSAKQELKFNVDLYLNGTKIKTFAVVSRASHTLPLKASAEENARIMLQSMQDAMQQVMAEVSALFDRK, from the coding sequence ATGAACGGAAAACTCCCCATTGTCGGATCACTTCTCTGCGCGCTCCTGCTCCTGGCAGGGATCTGCGGGTGCACCACGGTCGACCAGACGGTCTCCCTGAACTACGCTCCCCTGGAGAGAGCCTTCGGCCAGCAGAGCGGCGAATTCATTGTCAGCCGGGTGGACTCCCGGCCGTTTGCCAGAAACGCCAGAGGCGAATGGATCATCGGTTCACTCAACAACGTGCATGGCGTCCACCAGGCTGACCTGCTGGCCGACCGCAACCAGGGAGAGTGGATCAGCGAGGCGCTGCTGCTGGAGTTGAAACATTCGGGCTACACGGTCACCCGGAAAAGCCCGCTGCCGCCCGACACGGCCCGGGGCATCGAGATCCGTGACCTGAACGCCTCGCTGAACGTCAACCAGGACCTGTTCACCAGCAGCGCCAAACAGGAACTGAAGTTCAACGTGGATCTCTACCTGAACGGCACAAAAATAAAAACATTCGCCGTTGTATCGCGCGCCAGCCACACCCTGCCCTTGAAGGCGTCGGCCGAAGAGAACGCCAGGATCATGCTCCAGTCCATGCAGGATGCCATGCAGCAGGTCATGGCCGAAGTAAGCGCCCTTTTCGACAGAAAGTGA
- the tilS gene encoding tRNA lysidine(34) synthetase TilS has protein sequence MIATNLPARVSRTIRDQQLFAPGDTVILALSGGADSCVLLDILAGLTEFSPCLVIAHLNHQLRGAESDGDELFCRSLAERYGLPFRSRSLDVAALARRQGLNLEDAGRRARLEFLEDVARSFHATAIALAHHADDQAETVLMRLLRGSGMTGLRGMSFRGPGGRIRPLLNSRRCEIDAYLRARGLEHREDASNRDTAFLRNRIRHELLPLLEQYNPAIRERLVGTAALLADEDDLLEGMAEDLAARACHFGSDSVSCSLTRLEGEPQALKRRLVRRILAHLTGNGEHVTRRHIQAMEDLMDSPRPNATLNLFRGIRAVREYGTLRLSRGLPPEDLPHEARELPGPGRYILSDGSLLTLAPATAPPDPASLPATVALFDLEKAPFPWRVRTFTPGDRIAPFAMAGSKKVKELFMERRVPRDQRGRIPLIFCGDDLIWVCGLRTSRLAQLDAGSRNIIMAVYSPRSGDDRLTDAKERDREEKPCAWE, from the coding sequence GTGATCGCCACGAACCTCCCCGCACGCGTCAGCCGCACCATCCGTGATCAGCAACTCTTCGCCCCCGGCGACACCGTCATCCTGGCTCTGTCCGGAGGGGCGGACTCCTGCGTTCTGCTGGACATCCTGGCCGGGCTGACGGAGTTCTCCCCCTGCCTGGTGATAGCCCACCTCAACCACCAGCTGCGGGGGGCTGAATCCGACGGCGACGAGTTATTCTGCCGCAGCCTGGCCGAACGCTACGGCCTCCCCTTCCGCTCCCGCAGCCTGGACGTGGCCGCCCTGGCCCGCCGGCAGGGGCTCAACCTGGAGGATGCCGGACGCCGGGCTCGTCTGGAATTCCTGGAGGACGTTGCCAGGAGTTTTCATGCAACGGCCATCGCCCTGGCCCACCACGCCGACGACCAGGCAGAAACCGTGCTGATGCGCCTCTTGCGCGGATCGGGCATGACCGGTCTGCGCGGCATGTCCTTCCGCGGCCCGGGCGGCCGCATCCGCCCCCTGCTGAACAGCCGCCGCTGCGAGATCGATGCCTATCTGCGGGCACGGGGGCTGGAGCACCGCGAGGATGCCAGCAACCGCGACACCGCCTTCCTGCGAAACCGCATCCGCCACGAACTGCTGCCGCTCTTGGAACAGTACAACCCCGCCATCCGCGAGCGCCTGGTCGGCACCGCCGCGCTCCTGGCCGACGAGGACGACCTGCTGGAGGGGATGGCGGAGGATCTGGCGGCCAGGGCCTGCCATTTCGGCAGCGACAGCGTCTCCTGCTCCCTGACCCGACTGGAGGGGGAACCCCAGGCACTCAAACGCAGGCTGGTGCGCCGGATCCTGGCCCATCTGACAGGGAACGGCGAACACGTTACCCGGCGCCATATCCAGGCCATGGAAGATCTCATGGATTCTCCCCGGCCCAACGCGACCCTTAACCTGTTCCGAGGGATCAGGGCGGTACGGGAATACGGAACCTTGCGCCTCTCAAGGGGGCTGCCGCCGGAGGATCTCCCCCATGAAGCGCGGGAACTGCCCGGCCCCGGCCGATACATTCTCTCCGACGGTTCCCTGCTGACGCTGGCTCCGGCGACCGCTCCGCCGGATCCGGCCTCCCTGCCGGCAACCGTGGCCCTCTTCGACCTGGAGAAAGCCCCCTTTCCCTGGAGGGTGCGCACCTTCACCCCCGGAGACCGGATCGCCCCCTTTGCCATGGCCGGCAGCAAGAAGGTCAAGGAACTGTTCATGGAACGCAGGGTCCCCCGCGACCAACGGGGACGGATCCCGCTAATCTTCTGTGGCGACGACCTGATCTGGGTCTGCGGCCTGCGCACATCCCGACTGGCGCAGCTTGACGCCGGATCCCGGAACATCATTATGGCGGTATACTCTCCACGGTCGGGGGATGATCGACTGACCGACGCCAAGGAGAGGGACAGGGAGGAAAAACCATGCGCATGGGAATGA
- the gnd gene encoding phosphogluconate dehydrogenase (NAD(+)-dependent, decarboxylating), which yields MRMGMIGVGRMGGDMVRRLLKGGHECVVHARRPSSMEPLVREGALGAAPLAELVSLLPKPRVVWLMIPAASVDRVIADIAPLLDAGDILIDGGNSHYHDDIRRCDELRDRSIHYLDVGTSGGVWGLERGYCLMIGGEREAVQYLDPLFATLAPGRGAAPDSPGRSDSGSSAERGYLHCGPSGAGHFVKMVHNGIEYGMMAAYAEGFNILAHANIGSQERETDAETTPLRDPRHFRFELNLADIAELWRRGSVVSSWLLDLTARALAAGQGLERFSGQVSDSGEGRWTVATAIEAGVPAPVLATALFQRFSSRGEADFADRLLSAMRYEFGGHHEKSTSGEG from the coding sequence ATGCGCATGGGAATGATCGGAGTGGGGAGGATGGGCGGAGACATGGTGCGGAGGCTCTTGAAGGGCGGTCACGAGTGCGTGGTCCACGCCCGCAGACCATCGTCCATGGAACCGCTGGTCAGAGAGGGGGCACTGGGGGCAGCGCCCCTGGCCGAACTGGTCTCGCTGCTCCCGAAGCCGCGCGTGGTCTGGCTGATGATCCCGGCCGCCTCGGTGGACAGGGTCATCGCCGACATAGCGCCGCTTCTCGACGCGGGCGACATTCTGATCGACGGCGGCAACTCCCACTACCACGACGACATCAGGCGTTGTGACGAACTGCGCGACAGATCGATCCACTACCTGGATGTGGGCACCAGCGGCGGCGTCTGGGGGCTTGAGCGGGGCTACTGCCTGATGATCGGCGGTGAACGGGAAGCGGTGCAGTACCTGGACCCGCTCTTCGCCACCCTGGCCCCCGGCAGGGGCGCAGCCCCGGACAGTCCCGGCCGGAGCGACTCCGGCTCCAGTGCCGAAAGGGGCTACCTGCACTGCGGACCCAGCGGGGCCGGACATTTCGTCAAGATGGTGCACAACGGCATCGAATACGGCATGATGGCCGCCTATGCCGAGGGGTTCAACATCCTGGCCCATGCCAACATCGGCAGCCAGGAGCGGGAGACGGATGCCGAGACAACGCCCCTGCGCGACCCGCGCCACTTCCGCTTTGAGCTGAACCTGGCCGACATCGCCGAACTGTGGCGAAGGGGGAGCGTGGTTTCCTCCTGGCTTTTGGACCTCACCGCCAGGGCCTTGGCCGCTGGCCAGGGGTTGGAGCGCTTCAGCGGACAGGTTTCCGACTCGGGCGAGGGGCGCTGGACCGTGGCCACGGCCATCGAGGCAGGTGTCCCGGCACCGGTGCTTGCCACGGCGCTCTTCCAGCGTTTCAGCTCGCGCGGCGAGGCGGACTTCGCCGACCGCCTCTTGTCGGCCATGCGCTACGAATTCGGCGGCCACCATGAAAAGAGCACATCAGGGGAGGGATAG
- the zwf gene encoding glucose-6-phosphate dehydrogenase, producing MPSSRKLDPTIIVIFGGGGDLTRRKLIPALHNLMLDNLLPQRCAIIGIGRRSMDDDTFRNHLKSGLEQFSRRGGSTEQPWDDFGSRISYVSEDVTSKESGAALTRRLNEIDSDWGVRANRIFYLAIPPSMMEPAAAMLQRMGVCRDCKRDRLVVEKPFGRDIASARTLNQLLSGMFVESQIYRIDHFLGKETVQNILAFRFANSLFEPVWNRRYIDHVQITVAETVGVENRANFFEQSGALRDMIQNHLLQILCLVAMEPPISFDADEVRNKKVDVLRAIRPILADDVHKSAVRGQYARGFVEGQAVAGYREESGVSPHSCTETYVALKLLIDNWRWQGVPFYLRTGKRLPAKVSEVSIIFRSPPHQLFPSAAVDNWQPNRIVIKIQPEEGINTRIQVKQPGTRLLLGEADMRFRYGEAFKAAAPEAYETLLLDAIRGDATLFMRADQVECAWNVVSPILAAWEAVPPADFPDYPAGSWGPEAADRMIARGGHNWLQPGMKR from the coding sequence ATGCCGTCATCCAGAAAGCTGGACCCGACCATCATCGTGATCTTCGGCGGCGGGGGGGATCTGACCAGGCGCAAACTCATTCCGGCGCTGCACAACCTCATGCTGGACAATCTGCTCCCCCAACGCTGCGCCATCATCGGCATCGGCCGGAGGAGCATGGACGACGACACCTTCCGCAACCATCTCAAAAGCGGCCTGGAACAGTTCTCCCGACGCGGTGGAAGCACAGAACAGCCCTGGGACGATTTCGGCTCCCGGATCAGCTACGTCTCCGAGGACGTGACCTCGAAAGAGTCGGGGGCGGCCCTGACCCGACGCCTGAACGAGATCGACAGCGACTGGGGGGTACGCGCCAACCGCATCTTCTACCTGGCAATCCCCCCCTCCATGATGGAGCCGGCAGCCGCCATGCTGCAGCGCATGGGGGTCTGCCGGGACTGCAAACGGGACCGGCTGGTGGTGGAGAAACCCTTCGGACGGGACATCGCCTCGGCCCGGACATTGAACCAGCTCCTCTCCGGCATGTTCGTGGAATCCCAGATCTACCGTATCGACCACTTCCTGGGCAAGGAGACGGTGCAGAACATTCTCGCCTTCCGTTTCGCCAACTCACTGTTCGAGCCGGTCTGGAACCGGCGCTACATCGACCATGTGCAGATCACCGTTGCCGAGACCGTGGGGGTGGAGAACCGCGCCAATTTCTTCGAGCAGTCCGGCGCCTTGCGGGACATGATCCAGAATCACCTGCTGCAGATCCTCTGCCTGGTGGCCATGGAACCTCCCATCTCCTTTGACGCCGACGAGGTGCGCAACAAGAAGGTGGACGTGCTGCGCGCCATCCGCCCGATCCTGGCCGATGACGTGCACAAGAGCGCCGTGCGCGGCCAGTACGCCAGGGGATTCGTGGAGGGGCAGGCCGTGGCCGGTTATCGCGAGGAAAGCGGCGTCTCCCCTCACTCCTGCACCGAGACCTACGTGGCGCTCAAGCTCCTGATCGACAACTGGCGCTGGCAGGGGGTCCCCTTCTACCTGCGAACCGGCAAACGCCTTCCGGCAAAGGTCTCCGAAGTCTCCATCATCTTCCGTTCCCCTCCCCACCAGCTCTTCCCCTCCGCCGCGGTGGACAACTGGCAGCCCAACCGCATCGTGATCAAGATTCAGCCTGAAGAGGGGATCAACACCCGCATCCAGGTCAAGCAACCAGGCACCCGCCTGCTGTTGGGGGAGGCGGACATGCGCTTCCGCTATGGCGAGGCCTTCAAGGCGGCAGCACCCGAGGCCTACGAGACACTGCTCCTGGACGCGATCCGCGGCGATGCCACCCTGTTCATGCGCGCCGACCAGGTGGAATGCGCCTGGAACGTGGTCTCACCCATCCTGGCCGCCTGGGAAGCGGTACCTCCCGCGGATTTCCCCGACTACCCGGCCGGCAGCTGGGGGCCCGAGGCGGCCGACCGCATGATCGCCCGGGGGGGTCACAACTGGCTGCAGCCAGGCATGAAGCGATGA
- the pgl gene encoding 6-phosphogluconolactonase, which produces MSATVRRFNDEESLSRAAAEIFALTAEQAIASQGRFSVLLSGGETPRRAYELLSQEPLCSRIPWQGVHLFWGDERCVAATDPASNALMVRRALLDRVPIPEEQIHPIACGTEPEVAAARYEALVRAHFPHGGARFDLALLGLGEDGHTASLFPDSPSLGEQEHWVAATRKKGEEIMRISLTPPALNQAELVVFLVSGAHKASVLHRVLEGPSIPRLLPAQLIAPSRGRLVWMVDQGAARLLKTTVPAT; this is translated from the coding sequence ATGAGCGCCACTGTCCGGCGTTTCAACGACGAAGAATCGCTCAGCCGGGCGGCGGCCGAGATTTTCGCCCTGACCGCGGAACAGGCGATCGCCTCCCAGGGTCGCTTTTCGGTCCTGCTGAGCGGCGGCGAGACCCCCCGCCGCGCCTATGAGCTTCTCAGCCAGGAGCCGCTGTGCAGTCGCATACCCTGGCAGGGGGTGCACCTGTTCTGGGGGGACGAACGCTGCGTAGCCGCCACTGACCCGGCCAGCAACGCCCTGATGGTGCGCAGGGCACTGCTGGACAGAGTCCCGATCCCGGAGGAGCAGATCCACCCCATCGCCTGCGGCACCGAACCCGAAGTGGCGGCAGCCCGCTACGAGGCGCTTGTGCGTGCCCATTTTCCCCACGGGGGCGCCCGTTTCGACCTGGCCCTGCTGGGCCTGGGGGAGGACGGCCACACCGCCTCCCTGTTCCCCGATTCCCCCTCGCTGGGCGAGCAAGAACACTGGGTGGCGGCGACGCGAAAAAAGGGAGAGGAGATCATGCGCATCTCCCTGACCCCCCCTGCCCTGAACCAGGCCGAACTGGTGGTGTTCCTGGTCAGCGGCGCACACAAGGCCAGCGTGCTGCACCGGGTGCTGGAGGGGCCATCCATCCCCCGACTGCTTCCGGCCCAGCTGATCGCACCGTCCCGGGGCAGGCTCGTCTGGATGGTGGACCAGGGGGCGGCACGCCTGCTGAAAACGACCGTTCCCGCCACGTGA
- the ftsH gene encoding ATP-dependent zinc metalloprotease FtsH: protein MNQFYKNISLWLVIFLMMILLYSMINKPRATAEKINFSDFIAQVDAGRVTSVTIQGNDIFGKFDGKDGKEFQTYKPLSDADLTKKLLEKKITVIAKPDEEKFSWLSIFISWFPLILLVGVWIFFMRQMQVGGGKAMSFGKSRAKLLTESQVKITFEDVAGIEEAKEELNEIIFFLKDPKKFTKLGGKIPKGVLLMGPPGTGKTLLAKAIAGEAGVPFFSISGSDFVEMFVGVGASRVRDLFLQGKKSAPCIIFIDEIDAVGRHRGAGLGGGHDEREQTLNQLLVEMDGFESNEGVILIAATNRPDVLDPALLRPGRFDRQVVVPRPDVKGREMILKVHAKKVPLASDVDLEVIARGTPGFSGADLANVVNEAALLAARADKNQVESSDFDNAKDKVLMGVERRSMVISDEEKKSTAYHEAGHTLVARMIPGTDPVHKVSIIPRGRALGVTMQLPIEDKHSYSRETLLARITVLMGGRAAEDLIFNTFTTGAGNDIEQATELARKMVCDWGMSDKMGPLSFGKKDEQIFLGREMSTHKNYSEATAVEIDNEIRLIVDGSYQRALTLLKDNIQNLHNLSECLIEKENLSGAEVDRIIAAGVPTCGQGATDSAQQQEQHTDIQV, encoded by the coding sequence GTGAATCAGTTTTACAAGAACATCTCTCTCTGGCTGGTCATCTTCCTGATGATGATCCTGCTCTACAGCATGATCAACAAGCCCCGGGCCACGGCAGAAAAGATCAACTTCAGCGATTTCATCGCCCAGGTGGATGCGGGCAGGGTAACCTCGGTCACCATCCAGGGCAATGACATATTCGGCAAGTTCGACGGCAAGGATGGCAAGGAGTTCCAGACCTACAAGCCGCTTTCCGACGCCGACCTGACCAAGAAGCTGCTGGAGAAAAAGATCACCGTCATCGCCAAACCGGATGAGGAGAAGTTCTCCTGGCTCTCCATCTTCATCTCCTGGTTTCCCCTTATTTTACTGGTGGGTGTGTGGATATTCTTCATGCGCCAGATGCAGGTCGGCGGCGGCAAGGCCATGTCCTTCGGCAAGAGCCGCGCCAAACTGCTCACCGAATCCCAGGTCAAGATCACCTTCGAGGACGTGGCCGGCATCGAGGAGGCCAAGGAAGAGTTGAACGAGATCATCTTCTTCCTCAAGGACCCCAAGAAGTTCACCAAGCTGGGGGGCAAGATCCCCAAGGGAGTTCTGCTCATGGGCCCCCCGGGCACCGGCAAGACCTTGCTGGCCAAGGCCATCGCCGGCGAGGCAGGTGTCCCCTTCTTCTCCATCTCCGGCTCCGACTTCGTGGAGATGTTTGTGGGCGTGGGCGCCAGCCGCGTGCGCGACCTGTTTCTGCAGGGCAAGAAGAGCGCCCCCTGCATCATCTTCATCGACGAGATCGACGCCGTGGGGCGCCACCGCGGTGCCGGCCTGGGTGGCGGCCATGACGAGCGTGAGCAGACCCTGAACCAGCTGCTGGTGGAGATGGACGGCTTCGAGTCCAACGAAGGGGTGATCCTGATCGCCGCCACCAACCGCCCCGACGTGCTGGATCCGGCCTTGCTGCGACCCGGCCGATTCGACCGCCAGGTGGTGGTTCCCCGCCCGGACGTGAAGGGGCGCGAGATGATCCTCAAGGTGCATGCCAAGAAGGTGCCCCTGGCAAGCGACGTGGACCTGGAGGTGATCGCCCGCGGCACCCCCGGCTTCTCCGGTGCCGACCTGGCCAACGTGGTCAACGAGGCGGCCCTGCTGGCTGCCCGGGCCGACAAGAACCAGGTGGAGTCCAGCGATTTCGACAACGCCAAGGACAAGGTCCTGATGGGGGTTGAGCGGCGCAGCATGGTCATCTCCGACGAGGAGAAGAAGAGCACCGCCTACCACGAGGCGGGACACACCCTGGTGGCCAGGATGATCCCCGGCACCGACCCGGTGCACAAGGTCTCCATCATCCCCCGCGGCCGCGCCCTGGGCGTGACCATGCAGCTCCCCATCGAGGACAAGCACAGCTACTCCCGCGAGACGCTGCTGGCGCGCATCACCGTGCTCATGGGGGGACGGGCCGCCGAGGACCTGATCTTCAACACCTTCACCACCGGAGCGGGCAACGACATCGAGCAGGCCACTGAACTGGCCCGCAAGATGGTCTGCGACTGGGGCATGAGCGACAAGATGGGCCCGCTCTCCTTCGGCAAGAAGGACGAGCAGATCTTCCTGGGACGGGAGATGTCCACCCACAAGAACTACAGCGAAGCCACGGCGGTGGAGATCGACAACGAGATCAGACTGATCGTGGACGGCAGCTACCAGCGCGCCCTGACCCTGCTGAAGGACAACATCCAGAACCTGCACAACCTGTCGGAATGCCTGATCGAGAAGGAGAACCTGTCCGGCGCCGAGGTGGACCGGATCATCGCCGCCGGCGTGCCCACCTGCGGCCAGGGTGCAACGGATTCAGCACAGCAGCAGGAACAGCACACCGACATCCAGGTCTGA